The following coding sequences are from one Eleginops maclovinus isolate JMC-PN-2008 ecotype Puerto Natales chromosome 11, JC_Emac_rtc_rv5, whole genome shotgun sequence window:
- the LOC134871696 gene encoding protein FAM200A-like: MVACDSLMVMSCVANLTYYSLRTVLRAKLTHIYKHSRREYFKIGCSTANICYICTSLAIYLAPMDRFVVRKVPEGQAAMTEGQAATTEGQAATIGQGQASEASTSQKRRKRKYNEEYVKYGFTVTTDRAGEEVPLCFVCSTILCNEAMKPSKLTRHMETHHVHLKAKPVEYMQQMLRDFKGQQATMRKSAKINENALKASYLVALRVAKSKKPHTIAEQLILPAAIDMCRAMVSEECANKLKTIPLSDNTIGRRIGEMANDVKDQLMAKLQTVLFSLQIDETTDVTNDAQLLTFVRYEDSGTMCEEFLFCKPLPGRTTGVEIFKALDDFFTEHNISWQRCVALCSDGARAMSGSKTGLFAHVRRVAPGVIWTHCLIHREALASKDLSVELSGVFDVVVKTVNFIKRNALNTRLFSSLCHDLGSEHSSLLYHSEVRWLSRGAVLARVFELRGAIYEFLCEKHSDLASNFNDSYWLTKLAYLTDVFAELNKLNSSMQGRDANVMQLYEKLDAFVKKMSKWIERVESNNLAMFPSVEEYPDSTDINDTICEHLRKLVRQFAKYFTDSEEWRRDSKWILLPFSDDASVGSSLTAVEEDKLIEMSTDSVRRHMYDTQPLVKFWISCQTEFPQLAAKAMRCLLPFPTTYLCESGFSTLAYLKNKYRARLDPENDMRLSLSTISPRIDRLCGLHHAQISH, encoded by the coding sequence atggtagcctgtgattcgctaatggtaatgagttgcgtcgctaacctcacttattattcattacgtacagtcttgcgagcaaagttgacacacatttataagcatagccgacgagagtattttaagataggttgtagtacagcaaacatttgttacatatgtactagtctagctatatatctagcaccaatggatcgttttgtagtgaggaaagtgccagagggacaggctgccatgacagagggtcaggctgccacgacagagggacaggccgccacgatagggcaaggacaggcttccgaagcgtcaacttcgcaaaaaagacgaaaaagaaaatacaatgaggaatatgttaaatatggattcacagtgacgacagacagagcaggagaggaggtaccactgtgtttcgtatgttcaacaattctctgtaatgaagctatgaagccgtcgaaacttacgcggcatatggagacgcatcacgtccacttgaaggccaaacccgttgagtacatgcaacagatgttgcgtgatttcaaaggacagcaggctaccatgaggaagagtgcaaaaataaatgaaaacgcactgaaagcatcgtatctggtcgctctcagggttgcaaaaagtaagaagccccataccattgcagagcagcttatattgccagcagccatagatatgtgcagagctatggtaagcgaagaatgtgccaacaaattaaaaactattccgttgtcagacaacacaatcggaagacgaattggggaaatggcaaatgatgtcaaagaccagctgatggcaaaacttcagacagttctgttttcccttcaaatcgacgagacgacagatgttactaatgatgcgcaactgttaacatttgtgcgatacgaggacagtggcactatgtgcgaggaatttcttttttgcaaaccactgcccgggcgaactaccggtgtagaaatatttaaagcactggacgattttttcacggagcacaatatctcgtggcagaggtgcgttgcattatgcagcgatggggcccgagccatgagtggcagcaagactggactgtttgcgcatgtaaggagggtggctccgggggtaatttggacacactgcctgattcatagagaggctctcgcctccaaagatctcagtgttgagctcagtggtgtgtttgatgtcgttgtcaagacggtcaacttcataaaacgaaacgcattgaatacacgcctgttttcatccctatgccatgacttgggaagtgaacacagctctctcctttatcattcagaggtgcgttggctgtctcgcggcgctgtgctcgcccgtgtgtttgaactacgcggagctatctacgagttcttgtgcgagaagcattctgatctggcttccaatttcaacgatagttactggttaactaagctggcgtacctcacagatgtttttgcagagctgaacaagttgaacagctccatgcaagggagagatgcaaacgtcatgcagctctacgagaagctcgacgcatttgtgaaaaaaatgtcaaagtggatcgaacgagtggagagcaataacttggcgatgtttccttcagttgaggaataccctgacagcactgacatcaacgacactatatgtgagcatttgaggaagcttgtgcgtcaattcgcaaagtacttcactgattcggaagagtggcgccgtgacagcaagtggatcctgctcccattcagtgacgatgcatcagtagggtcaagtctgacggctgtggaagaggataagctgattgagatgtccacagactctgtcaggaggcatatgtacgacacacagccccttgttaaattctggataagttgccagacagaatttccacagcttgctgcaaaagcaatgaggtgtcttttgccctttccaaccacatacctgtgtgagagtggtttttctacactggcgtacttaaagaataagtacagggctaggcttgatccagagaatgacatgagactgtctctgtctaccatttcgccacgaatagacaggctgtgtggacttcaccacgcccagatatcacactga